A single region of the Apium graveolens cultivar Ventura unplaced genomic scaffold, ASM990537v1 ctg1091, whole genome shotgun sequence genome encodes:
- the LOC141699706 gene encoding uncharacterized protein LOC141699706: protein MQSFLGKIRVVTRHLHKNVDYISDRAFASLSPGGSNQFTSIALPAMTNCSWVRFWTSPISSSWSASLGAMKSTILSRCITTIGNSDSSLKDNPAPLLDVVPRIKFKRLDKTARNIVQILDQEAVEEVKAQREIPEIKPGHIIQLKVETPENKRRISTLKGIVIARRNAGLNTTIRLRRLITGIGVESLFPLYSPNIKEIKVLDKKKVRRAKLYYLRDRLNPLKNK, encoded by the exons ATGCAATCTTTTTTGGGCAAGATTCGAGTAGTCACCAGGCATTTACATAAGAATGTTGATTACATATCAGATAGGGCTTTTGCATCACTTTCTCCAGGAGGGTCTAATCAATTCACTTCAATTGCACTTCCTGCTATGACAAATTGTTCTTGGGTTCGATTTTGGACAAGCCCAATTTCCAGTTCTTGGTCTGCCTCG TTGGGGGCCATGAAGTCAACTATTCTCAGTAGGTGCATCACAACGATAGGAAATTCTGACTCGTCTTTAAAAGATAATCCTGCTCCTCTACTGGATGTAGTCCCGCGCATCAAGTTCAAGAGACTTGACAAAACAGCCAGAAATATTGTGCAG ATTCTTGACCAGGAAGCAGTGGAGGAAGTTAAAGCACAAAGAGAGATACCTGAAATAAAGCCTGGTCACATTATTCAGCTTAAAGTG GAAACACCCGAGAACAAGAGACGGATTTCAACCTTAAAAGGCATTGTTATCGCTAGGCGCAACGCGGGTCTCAATACTACTATCAGACTAAGAAGGCTGATAACAGGAATTGGAGTTGAATCTCTCTTTCCATT GTATTCTCCTAATATAAAGGAGATAAAGGTGCTGGACAAGAAGAAAGTGAGGAGGGCCAAACTCTACTATCTCAGGGATAGACTAAATCCACTTAAGAACAAGTAA
- the LOC141699707 gene encoding F-box protein SKIP19-like → MAAPSNSAPAERSGNWSELPPELLIPILQREGAFLMLSARKVCKAWHRICSDPDLWRVLDLRCSGYGYGPPLETMARQAVDLSSGKLLDLTIAFWATDRLLLYISQRSSQLRRLHLISCVNFTYPGLIEVVKRLPLLEELHFHRIFISGQVVEAAGKCCPQLKSFKLHSLRKGQRVQSNEEAEAVAKNMPGLRH, encoded by the exons ATGGCAGCGCCCTCAAATTCAGCGCCGGCAGAGAGGAGTGGGAACTGGTCGGAACTGCCACCGGAGCTTCTAATACCGATTCTTCAGCGTGAAGGTGCGTTTCTCATGCTGAGTGCTCGCAAAGTGTGTAAAGCCTGGCATCGTATCTGCTCCGACCCAGATTTATGGCGGGTCTTGGACTTGAGGTGTTCGGGTTATGGATATGGGCCTCCTCTCGAAACTATGGCCCGTCAAGCTGTGGACTTGAGTTCTGGAAAATTACTTGATTTAACTATTGCTTTTTGGGCTACTGATCGTTTGCTTCTTTATATCTCACAACG ATCAAGTCAGCTGAGACGTCTACATCTCATATCTTGTGTTAACTTTACTTATCCAGGATTGATCGAAGTGGTCAAAAGACTTCCATTATTGGAGGAACTCCATTTTCACCGCATTTTCATATCTGGGCAAGTTGTTGAAGCTGCAGGGAAATGTTGCCCTCAACTGAAATCATTCAAATTGCACTCACTTAGAAAAGGGCAACGTGTTCAGTCTAATGAGGAAGCTGAAGCTGTTGCAAAAAACATGCCTGGACTACGGCATTGA